The Bacillus alveayuensis sequence CTACTCATTATCACGAAATGGGTGAGGGAGCTCCTGTACTATTAATACATGGATCAGGTCCAGGTGTTAGCGCTTGGGCAAACTGGAGATTAGTCATCCCGGAACTAGCCAAAAATTTTCATGTATTTGCACCAGATATTGTTGGCTTCGGTTACACGGAAAGGCCTGAAAATATTTCATACAATGTCGAATTATGGACACAGTATTTAATCGGTTTTATAGAAAAGATTTCCGAGGATCGTGTGCATATTATCGGAAATTCCCTCGGCGGAGCATTAGCATTGCATATCGTTCATAAAAGGCCGGATTTGGTTAACAAAATGGTTTTAATGGGTTCTGTAGGTGTACCATTTCAACTGACTTACGGTTTAGATAAAGTATGGGGATATGAACCGAGTATTGAAAATATGAAAAAAATACTTGAGATATTTGTTTATAACAAGGAAATTGCGACAGACGAATTAGCTGAGTTGCGTTATAAAGCAAGTATAGAGACAGGCTTTCAAGAAGCTTTTTCGAAAATGTTCCCAGAACCACGCCAACCACATATTGACAAATTAGCCTTAACAGATGAACAAATTAAATTCATTACAAACCCGGTGCTATTGATTCATGGCAAGGAAGATATCGTGATTCCTTATAAAGAAACGAGCCTAAAGCTATTAGAATTGCTTCCGAATTCGGAGTTGCATGTTTTTTCAAATTGTGGCCATTGGACTCAAATTGAGAAAAAAGATGAGTTTTGTCAATTATGTGAAAACTTCTTTCTTCGTAATGAAAAATAGAGAGTTGAGGTGAGATTTTGAATAAGATTAAGTTAACTATTAATAACCAGACCGTTTATCACCCAATGGAAGTAGATGTGCTTTCTATCGCAAGAAAGCATTTTATTGGAATACCTTATGCATGCTGCGGTGGAGGCTGCGGCTTGTGTAAAATTAAAGTTTTATCTGGTAACTACGAGATAGGGATGGCATCGAAAACTGCTTTAACAGATGATGAGAGAAAAGAAGGGTATTCTTTGGCATGTAAAACATATCCAAAAAGCGATTTAGTAATAGAAATTGTAAGAATTTGAAAATTATTTTTTACAGAACTCCCTATTATTTTACATCACTTCATAAGAACTCATTTACCATAATTTTGCTTATTTTCTCCTCAAATCAAATTCTCTTTTTTGCAGCATAATTTTCGACTATTTTGGTCAGAGTAAAGGGGATGGTCGAATGAATAATACGGTGTTTGAATCCGATACTTTACATATTACTGAAAACAACGGTGAATATTACGTGAACGGCGAACGTGTTCTATTAGTATCCATCTCTGCTTTTGGAACTCTTAAAGAGGATATTGCAAATAATATTGGATTGGAACGACTTAAAGGCTTTCAAATACGACACGGTCAGGAGCTAGGGAAAAATGATGCATATAAAGCAGCTAAAATGAATTTTCCTTCGATTAAGGAAACGATTTTTTATGGTCCTAAAATGCATATGATGAAAGGGCATGCAAAGGTTAAAACAAAATTTTTAAAGATATGGGACTCTAAAAATGCTGAAAAAAAATCGGTTCATATGGAAGGAAGCTGGTTTAACTCATATGAAGCAGAAGATCACTTAATTCGCAATGGAAAATCCGATACACCAGTATGTAATACTCTCGTAGGCTATGCGAGTGGTTATTTATCTGTCATTTGCAATCAACGTGTCATCGTTAAAGAAACGGCCTGCAAAGCGAAAGGTGATGACTATTGCTGCTGGGTCGCTAAATCCATTGATATTTGTGATGAAGAAACCATTAACAGTGAACTGAAATATTATGAGGAAGACCCGATCGTCAAAGAGCTAGGATATACGTATGAAAAGTTATTGGAAGAGAGAAATAGCTTAGCTAGAGCAGCAAGCATTTATAAAAAGCTAGCAGAGGAGCTTTTAGCAGGAAACGATTTAGAGTCTATCGCCAAGACAGTTTATGAATCAACAGGGCTTCCTATTATCATTGAAAATCATTGCTTTCATCTTCTTGCATATGCTGGACTGACGAAAGAAACATTTTATGAAAAAGATCAATCATTTAAAGAGTATTTAAATGTACAAATAGATAAAGATCAAAAATCGTATAAACCGTTTTACTCTACCAAAAAAATTGTCACAAAGAACCATATTCGTCTAGTAACCCCCTTTTATGTGGGCAAAAAAATATTTGGTTATTGTTCTTTAATATATGAGGATGCACAGAAAGAGGTTTTGAAATTAGATTATTTAATTCTAGAGAGAATTGCTTTAGTTTGCTCCCTTTATCTTTTAAATGAAAAAAAAAGCTTTGAAGCGACTGAACGAATGAAAGGGTATTTTCTTGACCAAATTTTATCTGGGAAAAATGTTCCTAAGGAAGAAATTATTCAACGAGGACGTTATATTAATCTTGATTTAAATCAACCTTATTACATTGTAATGATCAAATATTTCCATACTAATCAAGACAAAAATTCACAAGATGAATTAGTTTTTCATGAATTGTTTATGGAGTCGATTTCTGAGTTTTTTAAAGAAAGGAAACGAAACCTTCTCTATTCACAGCGATCGAATGGAGTCGTTTTGTTAGTTCCTGAAAGTGAGCTTTTCAAAAATAGGGTAGAACCATTTTGCCATGAATTGATTCAATACCTTTCCAAAAAACATAAGACGTATAAATTTAAAGCGGGAATCAGCTTGGTCGGAAACGAAATTAATGAGGCGGCCAAGCGTTATGAAGAGGCTGTTACTGCACTTCGTATCACAACTTTTCATAATAAAATTGTTTCCTTTCAATCATTAGGAATGGTTGGCGCGTTAATGAATGGGAACAATGTAGAAATGGTGAAAAAAACTGCCAGATATTTGTTAGGAGAATTGTATCAATGCAAAGATAGTTCCAAAAATCATGAGCTTTTAAAGACATTATATGTTTATCTAGAAAATGGAGGAAATCTTGAACTAACCGCTGAAGACCTTTGTTTGTCTGTCAGTGGCCTCCGATACAGATTACAAAAAATTAAAACCCTTTTAGGGAAGGATTTAAACGATCCGAATTTTCATTATCAATTGTTTTTGTCTTTGCAAGCTCTTATTATGATTGCCGAAATAGAAGTTTGAATTGAGAGACCATCCGCTACAATAGTCGAGAAAAAAAATCCAAAACACTTTTGTTCAGTTTCAGATTTAATAGTTTAGGATAATAGGGAAAGGTTCAGAAACGAGCTTAGGATTCCGTGGCGGCGGGAGAATCGAAAAATGAAACAACCATTTCGTTATATAGGACATCATCAACATGATTAACTTACTGCCCCTGTTGCAGATAAGTGATTCAAATTTTCCTTATAAAACATCAAAAAAGAAAGTCTCGCAAAAGTTCGTGTTTACGTTGAAAAATAACATACATGAATATTTGCAGGATCCGTTAATTGTTTATAAACATGCTCATTTAGAGCAGGATACAGTTGTCCATATGGAAAGAGGGACAACTTTTCTTTATAAGGAAATTATTAATCAGGGCTGGTCGGATACTGGCCAGCCTTTCCTATTTCAAGAACTTCGTTTAAAATTGAAAGTATATGAAGAAAACCGCCGAAAAGCTATGGTAAAGCAACAATCTTTTAGAAAAGAGCCTATTTAAAAAAGTTAAGAGGTGAATAACATGACAGTCAATTTTCTATCAGTTCTTTTTTTTGGACTGATTCTAGGAATGAAACATGCGACAGAACCAGATCATGTAATCGCTGTTTCAACAATTGCTAGTAGAACAAAAGCCATAAAAAAATCAAGTTTAACAGGAGTGTATTGGGGCATAGGGCATACACTGACGCTTTTGGTAATCGGGATGGTCGTGATCGGATTTAAAACAACCATTTCAGAAACAGTATCGATGACATTGGAATTATTCGTTGGCTTTATGCTAGTCCTTTTAGGAATTTTAAGTTTTCGTCCTAATCAGCAAAAATTAGTACATAAACAAAATAAGGATTATACGTATGTTAAATCATTGATTATCGGATTTATTCATGGGTTGGCTGGAAGTGCTGCAATGGTTCTTTTAACCATGACGACGGTTGAAAGCTATTTTCAAGCGTTTTTATACATTTGTATTTTTGGAGTTGGCACGATTATTGGCATGTTTTTTTTAACAACCATTATCGGTCTCCCCTTTGTTTTCGGAAATAGAATGAAAAAATTTGTTCCCTTCATTTATGGTATCGCAGGTGTAATCAGTATTTTATATGGGATTTACTATATATATGAAATCATCATTAAAGATGGATTGCTCGATCTAATCTACTACTAAATGTGTGAATCTCCGTTTGGATCGATTCCAAACGGAGATTGTATTATCCGTTTTCTCTAAACAATTCAATGATGTATCATTTCGATATCTAAACTTTAAATTAAATCTAATTTTTTTCTCAAGCTTTTTTCACTAAAAATCCAACCCGTATAGGAACGAATAATTTGTTGATCATGGTCTAGATGACATACGGCAACAAATGGGTAATATTTCTTGCTACGATAACGAAGGTCAGTAAATCGTACTTCAACAAAATCATCATATTCTGCAATCTCCCAACGGTAAATAGGAGAGAAGGATAAAAAAGCATCGATATTATGATCTTTTTTTGCTGCTTCCATCAGCTCATTGTTAGGCAATGGTTTTCGTTCAAATCGATCGAGAATATCGATATCACCTCTGATGGCGTGTGCAACATAAAATTCATTTTTTGTTTTGACAACTATTACCCATTTATGAAATTGAATGGTTGGATTAAATACGATTTGTTCCACTTTATCAATTTTTTCGTGTACTTTTTTAATAATCTTTCTTTGCATAAAAAGACGAACAACATAGTAAGCGAAGAGAATAAGGTAAATCGTTAAAAAGGTAAACCCAGGATCGTAGCCAATCATCCAAATGATGATTCCGACAATATGCATAATAAAAATAAATGGGTCAAACGTATTAATCGTTCCAAGTGCAAGCCATTTTTTTGAAAATGGCCGTAAAGCTTGAGTCCCATAACCATTAAAAATATCGACAAAGACATGAAGAAAAACAGCGATTAATGTCCACAACCATAGATGGAACAAATTGCTTTCGGGTATAAAAAAATTTATGGAGAAAGTAATGAGAAGAGACCATAGGATAATTGCAGGGATGGAATGTGTCCAGCCGCGATGGTTTCGAATATATACAGCATTGTTTTTCAGTTTTAAAAATGTATCAATGTCAGGGGCTTGAGAGCCAACAACGGTGCTGACCATTATTGCTTCTGAAGTGATGAGATGCCCTCCAACATAAGGATCCAACGTAGCGATTCCACCTAATGCAATCCCCATTACAACATGTGTGCCAGTATCCAATGACTTTAACCTCCAATTTTTAAAGCAAAAACTTCGGCAAATATTTATAAAAAAATTTCTTACCATTTCAGAAAACAAATATTTCATGTAACATGAATGTACGAAATCATGTTTGATAACTAAAACATTTTCTTTTCCCTATTTACATTTAATCATAAATCCATTTCTTACAGCAATGAAATTGGGGGTACTTTTTGAATGGAAGAAATACTACAAAAGCAGCTTATGCATTTTCAAAAAGAAACATTTCAACGTGATTTACTCGAATGGTATCGTCGTGAAAAAAGAGATTTACCGTGGAGAAAGGATCAAGATCCATATAAAGTATGGGTATCAGAAATAATGCTGCAACAGACGCGCGTTGATACAGTAAAACCTTTTTTTAACCAATTTATCAAAAAATTTCCTACCATCGAGGCCTTAGCTGAAGCGGATGAAGAAGAGGTATTAAAAGCTTGGGAAGGTCTCGGTTATTATTCCCGTGCTAGAAATTTACATTCAGCTGTGAAGGAAGTGAAAGAGACATATGGTGGAAAAGTTCCGGATGATCCGAAACAATTAGAAAAATTAAAAGGGATCGGGCCTTATACGAAAGGGGCTATTTTAAGTATTGCCTACAATCTTCCTGAACCAGCTGTAGACGGAAATGTCATGCGTGTTGTTTCAAGAATTTTAACCATTTGGGAGGATATAGCTAAGCCGAAAACGAGAAAAATTTTTGAGTCCGTCATTCGTGAAATCATTTCAAAAGAGCATCCGTCTGATTTTAATCAAGCTTTGATGGAGTTAGGAGCATTAGTTTGTACACCAACATCACCGTCTTGTCTTCTTTGCCCTGTACGCAAACATTGTGCAGCCTATCATGAAGGTGTGGAAGAGGAGCTCCCTGTTAAAACGAAAACGAAGGCACACCGACAAGTACAAATAGCTGCTGCTGTTTTAAAAAAGGATGACTTTTATTATATTCATAAAAGGCCTTCGCAAGGGTTATTAGCAAATTTATGGGAGTTTCCGAATTGTGAAACGAAACGAGGAAATTTATCACAAAAAAAGCAGCTAGAACAATTTTTACAACAAGAATATGGCATTGAATCAACGATTGGCGACTTAGCTGGAACGATTCAGCACGTATTTTCTCATCTAACGTGGAACATCTCAGTCTTTTTTGGACATGTAAAGAACGATACGGAAATGAAAGAGATAAACAAAGTGACAAAAGATGAGATGAATCAATACGCATTTCCAGTTTCACATCAAAAAATCTTTTCCTTATATCAGGAACAAAGTTGAATTTTGTTCCTGATTTTGACTGTGTCTAAGAATTACGTGCTTTAATTTCTTCCACAATTTCACGGTACATCGTTTGTCCTTCGATGTTTAAATAAGGCAATATTTGCTGAAAAGCGTGATGAAAGTGAGAAAGCTCCTCAGTACTCCATTTTCGTTTAGATATCATGGAAAGCTCCGTCATATCTCGTCCATTATACATGCCGTTCCCCCCTAAAATAACACGAATTAACTATATTTTTTGTTAAAATAAGAAGAGTTATTCTTAAGATGATAAGGAGATGAAGAGATTGACGCAAGAGAAAGTAGCTCTTATAACCGGAAGCAGCCGTGGTATTGGAAAAGCTATCGCGATTCGCCTAGCTGAAAAAGGCTATAATATTGTGATCAACTATGCAAGAAGCAAAAAAGCAGCTGTTGAAACGGCTGAAGAAATCGAGAAATTAGGTGTGAAAACACTTGTTGTTAAAGCAAATGTGGGGAAAACGGAAAAAATAAAGGAATTGTTTAAAGAAATTGATGAAACGTTTGGACGTTTAGATGTATTTGTTAATAACGCCGCTTCAGGAGTGCTTAGGCCGCTAATGGACCTTGAAGAATCACATTGGAACTGGACGATGGATATTAATAGTAAGGCATTATTATTTTGTGCACAAGAAGCTGCGAAATTGATGGAGAAAAACGGTGGAGGGTATATCGTTAGCATTAGTTCTCTCGGAGCTATTCGCTACTTGAAAAATTATACAACGGTAGGGGTTTCAAAAGCAGCTTTAGAAGCGTTAACAAGATACTTAGCGGTAGAGCTAGCACCAAAAAACATTATCGTTAATGCTGTATCGGGTGGTGTGATCGATACAGATGCTTTAACTCACTTTCCGAATCGTGAAGAGCTGATAAATGAAGCAAAAGAAAAAACACCTGCAGGACGAATGGTTGAAAAAGAGGATTTAGTCAATGCAGTTGAATTTTTAGTATCGGACAAGGCATTTATGATTCGTGGCCAAACGATTATTGTTGATGGCGGAATTTCTCTTTTAGTGTAAAGAAAAGTATAGAAAAAAATTCAAATCGAAACTTGTCTATAAATAGAAGATAAAATGATCACAAAAAAATATAACAAAAAAATGGATAGATTTTTAACCTCGAGGAAATGATAATTCACGTGGAGGTGAAATGTGATGGCAAATCAACAAAATCAACAAAACAAAACAAATCCGCAACACGTACAAAA is a genomic window containing:
- a CDS encoding sugar diacid utilization regulator (product_source=COG3835; cath_funfam=3.30.1380.20; cog=COG3835; pfam=PF02830,PF06505,PF13556; smart=SM00989; superfamily=111126,46689); its protein translation is MNNTVFESDTLHITENNGEYYVNGERVLLVSISAFGTLKEDIANNIGLERLKGFQIRHGQELGKNDAYKAAKMNFPSIKETIFYGPKMHMMKGHAKVKTKFLKIWDSKNAEKKSVHMEGSWFNSYEAEDHLIRNGKSDTPVCNTLVGYASGYLSVICNQRVIVKETACKAKGDDYCCWVAKSIDICDEETINSELKYYEEDPIVKELGYTYEKLLEERNSLARAASIYKKLAEELLAGNDLESIAKTVYESTGLPIIIENHCFHLLAYAGLTKETFYEKDQSFKEYLNVQIDKDQKSYKPFYSTKKIVTKNHIRLVTPFYVGKKIFGYCSLIYEDAQKEVLKLDYLILERIALVCSLYLLNEKKSFEATERMKGYFLDQILSGKNVPKEEIIQRGRYINLDLNQPYYIVMIKYFHTNQDKNSQDELVFHELFMESISEFFKERKRNLLYSQRSNGVVLLVPESELFKNRVEPFCHELIQYLSKKHKTYKFKAGISLVGNEINEAAKRYEEAVTALRITTFHNKIVSFQSLGMVGALMNGNNVEMVKKTARYLLGELYQCKDSSKNHELLKTLYVYLENGGNLELTAEDLCLSVSGLRYRLQKIKTLLGKDLNDPNFHYQLFLSLQALIMIAEIEV
- a CDS encoding hypothetical protein (product_source=Hypo-rule applied) yields the protein MYNGRDMTELSMISKRKWSTEELSHFHHAFQQILPYLNIEGQTMYREIVEEIKARNS
- a CDS encoding enoyl-[acyl-carrier protein] reductase III (product_source=KO:K10780; cath_funfam=3.40.50.720; cog=COG1028; ko=KO:K10780; pfam=PF13561; superfamily=51735), whose protein sequence is MTQEKVALITGSSRGIGKAIAIRLAEKGYNIVINYARSKKAAVETAEEIEKLGVKTLVVKANVGKTEKIKELFKEIDETFGRLDVFVNNAASGVLRPLMDLEESHWNWTMDINSKALLFCAQEAAKLMEKNGGGYIVSISSLGAIRYLKNYTTVGVSKAALEALTRYLAVELAPKNIIVNAVSGGVIDTDALTHFPNREELINEAKEKTPAGRMVEKEDLVNAVEFLVSDKAFMIRGQTIIVDGGISLLV
- a CDS encoding inner membrane protein (product_source=KO:K07038; cog=COG1988; ko=KO:K07038; pfam=PF04307; superfamily=53850; transmembrane_helix_parts=Inside_1_64,TMhelix_65_87,Outside_88_91,TMhelix_92_114,Inside_115_126,TMhelix_127_149,Outside_150_158,TMhelix_159_178,Inside_179_324), with translation MDTGTHVVMGIALGGIATLDPYVGGHLITSEAIMVSTVVGSQAPDIDTFLKLKNNAVYIRNHRGWTHSIPAIILWSLLITFSINFFIPESNLFHLWLWTLIAVFLHVFVDIFNGYGTQALRPFSKKWLALGTINTFDPFIFIMHIVGIIIWMIGYDPGFTFLTIYLILFAYYVVRLFMQRKIIKKVHEKIDKVEQIVFNPTIQFHKWVIVVKTKNEFYVAHAIRGDIDILDRFERKPLPNNELMEAAKKDHNIDAFLSFSPIYRWEIAEYDDFVEVRFTDLRYRSKKYYPFVAVCHLDHDQQIIRSYTGWIFSEKSLRKKLDLI
- a CDS encoding urease accessory protein UreH (product_source=COG0829; cog=COG0829; pfam=PF01774) — its product is MKNNIHEYLQDPLIVYKHAHLEQDTVVHMERGTTFLYKEIINQGWSDTGQPFLFQELRLKLKVYEENRRKAMVKQQSFRKEPI
- a CDS encoding hypothetical protein (product_source=Hypo-rule applied; pfam=PF03824; superfamily=103473; transmembrane_helix_parts=Inside_1_43,TMhelix_44_66,Outside_67_75,TMhelix_76_95,Inside_96_115,TMhelix_116_138,Outside_139_147,TMhelix_148_170,Inside_171_181,TMhelix_182_204,Outside_205_214) — its product is MTVNFLSVLFFGLILGMKHATEPDHVIAVSTIASRTKAIKKSSLTGVYWGIGHTLTLLVIGMVVIGFKTTISETVSMTLELFVGFMLVLLGILSFRPNQQKLVHKQNKDYTYVKSLIIGFIHGLAGSAAMVLLTMTTVESYFQAFLYICIFGVGTIIGMFFLTTIIGLPFVFGNRMKKFVPFIYGIAGVISILYGIYYIYEIIIKDGLLDLIYY
- a CDS encoding pimeloyl-ACP methyl ester carboxylesterase (product_source=COG0596; cath_funfam=3.40.50.1820; cog=COG0596; pfam=PF12697; superfamily=53474); its protein translation is MQLNSKNVNVNGISTHYHEMGEGAPVLLIHGSGPGVSAWANWRLVIPELAKNFHVFAPDIVGFGYTERPENISYNVELWTQYLIGFIEKISEDRVHIIGNSLGGALALHIVHKRPDLVNKMVLMGSVGVPFQLTYGLDKVWGYEPSIENMKKILEIFVYNKEIATDELAELRYKASIETGFQEAFSKMFPEPRQPHIDKLALTDEQIKFITNPVLLIHGKEDIVIPYKETSLKLLELLPNSELHVFSNCGHWTQIEKKDEFCQLCENFFLRNEK
- a CDS encoding A/G-specific adenine glycosylase (product_source=KO:K03575; cath_funfam=1.10.1670.10,1.10.340.30,3.90.79.10; cog=COG1194; ko=KO:K03575; pfam=PF00730,PF14815; smart=SM00478,SM00525; superfamily=48150,55811; tigrfam=TIGR01084), giving the protein MEEILQKQLMHFQKETFQRDLLEWYRREKRDLPWRKDQDPYKVWVSEIMLQQTRVDTVKPFFNQFIKKFPTIEALAEADEEEVLKAWEGLGYYSRARNLHSAVKEVKETYGGKVPDDPKQLEKLKGIGPYTKGAILSIAYNLPEPAVDGNVMRVVSRILTIWEDIAKPKTRKIFESVIREIISKEHPSDFNQALMELGALVCTPTSPSCLLCPVRKHCAAYHEGVEEELPVKTKTKAHRQVQIAAAVLKKDDFYYIHKRPSQGLLANLWEFPNCETKRGNLSQKKQLEQFLQQEYGIESTIGDLAGTIQHVFSHLTWNISVFFGHVKNDTEMKEINKVTKDEMNQYAFPVSHQKIFSLYQEQS
- a CDS encoding CDP-4-dehydro-6-deoxyglucose reductase (product_source=KO:K00523; cath_funfam=3.10.20.30; cog=COG0633; ko=KO:K00523; pfam=PF00111; superfamily=54292), encoding MNKIKLTINNQTVYHPMEVDVLSIARKHFIGIPYACCGGGCGLCKIKVLSGNYEIGMASKTALTDDERKEGYSLACKTYPKSDLVIEIVRI